Proteins encoded by one window of Corynebacterium amycolatum:
- the coaBC gene encoding bifunctional phosphopantothenoylcysteine decarboxylase/phosphopantothenate--cysteine ligase CoaBC: MHAAGNADVSECLKVVVGVAGGIAAYKAAHVVRGFKELGHDVRVVPTESALNFVGAATFEALSGNPVSTTVFDAVDEVQHVRVGQEADLVVVVPATADFMARAAHGRADDLLTATLLVATCPVVLAPAMHTEMWNHPATRDNVATLRRHGTIVLDPAHGRLTGKDTGPGRLPEPEQIVSLALAAVENPRHFRRDFEGVRFMITAGGTREAIDPVRFIGNHSSGRQGFALAEMAAQRGAQVTVVAGHTDQLPTPLGANVVRVDSTLEMAEAAHAHSKLADVCIFAAAVADFRPASTAGAKMKKGVADDALSNIQLVENPDILATTVERRKAGEIPATTTMVGFAAETGDETTTPLELAKQKIVRKGCDLLMCNDVSGGQTFGATDNVGWLLSLDGEQWDVPRGSKFSVAGSILDAVSELRQEPQPAE, from the coding sequence ATGCATGCCGCCGGTAATGCTGACGTATCCGAATGTTTAAAGGTTGTCGTCGGGGTTGCCGGCGGCATCGCTGCATATAAGGCCGCACACGTTGTTCGAGGCTTCAAGGAACTTGGTCACGATGTTCGTGTCGTTCCCACTGAGTCCGCATTGAACTTTGTAGGTGCAGCTACTTTCGAGGCGCTGTCGGGGAACCCGGTGTCGACTACAGTTTTTGACGCAGTCGATGAGGTTCAGCATGTCCGCGTGGGGCAGGAGGCCGACCTCGTCGTCGTGGTTCCCGCGACTGCCGACTTTATGGCGCGCGCCGCGCACGGGCGTGCCGACGACCTGCTCACCGCAACCTTGCTTGTGGCGACTTGCCCAGTGGTGTTGGCCCCTGCGATGCACACCGAAATGTGGAACCATCCAGCTACGCGGGATAATGTCGCGACTCTTCGTCGCCATGGCACTATTGTCCTCGATCCGGCCCATGGCCGTTTGACTGGTAAGGACACCGGTCCAGGTCGCCTGCCGGAGCCAGAGCAGATTGTTTCACTAGCATTGGCAGCGGTCGAGAATCCACGCCACTTCCGCCGCGACTTCGAGGGCGTACGCTTCATGATTACTGCCGGTGGCACCCGTGAGGCTATCGACCCGGTACGTTTTATCGGCAACCACTCCTCAGGTCGTCAGGGCTTCGCGCTAGCCGAGATGGCAGCACAGCGTGGCGCTCAGGTCACCGTGGTGGCAGGACATACGGATCAGTTGCCGACACCGCTGGGCGCGAATGTTGTAAGGGTTGATTCCACTTTGGAGATGGCCGAGGCCGCGCACGCACACTCCAAGCTGGCCGATGTCTGCATTTTTGCCGCCGCCGTCGCCGACTTCCGTCCGGCATCGACCGCTGGGGCCAAGATGAAGAAGGGCGTCGCAGACGACGCGTTGAGCAACATTCAGCTCGTAGAAAACCCAGATATTTTGGCTACCACTGTGGAGCGTCGTAAAGCGGGCGAGATTCCGGCGACCACGACGATGGTGGGCTTTGCGGCTGAGACCGGTGACGAGACGACGACGCCGCTCGAGCTTGCGAAGCAGAAGATTGTTCGCAAGGGCTGCGATTTGCTCATGTGTAACGACGTCTCGGGTGGGCAAACTTTCGGTGCGACTGACAATGTCGGATGGTTGCTGTCTCTCGATGGCGAGCAGTGGGACGTGCCGCGGGGCTCAAAATTCTCGGTGGCCGGTTCGATTTTGGATGCAGTTTCCGAGCTGCGACAGGAACCTCAGCCAGCGGAGTAG
- the mihF gene encoding integration host factor, actinobacterial type has translation MALPQLTPEQRAAALEKAAQARKVRAELKDKLKRGAIDLPEVLKQADENEIIGKMKVSALLEALPKVGKVKAQDIMNDLEIAQTRRLRGLGDRQRRALLERFGYAVED, from the coding sequence GTGGCCCTTCCGCAGTTGACCCCGGAGCAGCGTGCAGCAGCACTCGAGAAGGCAGCTCAGGCCCGCAAGGTACGCGCAGAGCTCAAGGACAAGCTGAAGCGTGGCGCTATCGACCTGCCAGAGGTTCTCAAGCAGGCTGACGAGAACGAGATCATCGGCAAGATGAAGGTCTCCGCTCTGCTCGAGGCTCTGCCGAAGGTCGGCAAGGTCAAGGCGCAGGACATCATGAATGACCTGGAGATTGCTCAGACCCGCCGTCTGCGTGGCCTGGGTGACCGTCAGCGTCGCGCTCTGCTGGAGCGCTTCGGCTACGCAGTGGAGGACTAG
- the gmk gene encoding guanylate kinase, with translation MAGNENGQLVVLAGPAGVGKSTVVSRLRAEVPGLYFSVSMTTRAARPGEVDGRDYFFVTPEKFQQHIDAGEMLEWAEIHGGLQRSGTPRGPVDKALAEGRPVLVEVDLAGARSIRKVAPNAHLLFLAPPSWEILVSRLTGRGTETEAQVKRRLETARVEMDAQHEFDEVVVNDNVDDAVAAIARALTTGK, from the coding sequence GTGGCCGGGAATGAAAACGGTCAGTTGGTAGTCCTCGCCGGCCCTGCCGGTGTAGGAAAATCCACTGTTGTCAGTCGGCTTCGTGCCGAGGTTCCCGGACTGTACTTCAGCGTTTCCATGACCACCCGCGCCGCACGGCCGGGGGAGGTCGATGGCCGCGACTATTTCTTCGTGACCCCAGAGAAGTTCCAACAGCATATTGATGCAGGAGAGATGCTCGAGTGGGCTGAAATCCACGGTGGTCTGCAGCGTTCTGGTACGCCGCGCGGCCCGGTGGATAAAGCTCTCGCCGAGGGGCGTCCAGTACTCGTTGAGGTGGATCTGGCGGGAGCCCGCTCCATCCGTAAGGTAGCGCCCAATGCTCACCTGCTGTTCTTGGCTCCGCCAAGCTGGGAGATTCTCGTCAGCAGGCTCACTGGTCGTGGCACGGAAACCGAGGCGCAAGTCAAGCGTCGCCTGGAAACCGCACGAGTGGAAATGGATGCTCAGCACGAATTCGATGAGGTCGTTGTCAACGACAACGTCGATGATGCTGTCGCGGCCATCGCTCGGGCGCTGACTACTGGTAAGTAA
- a CDS encoding primosomal protein N': MTDAPFAPAAAAEKLPVARVLPLLGLPQLDRPFDYLVPRALAEEAVVGCRVRIRFHGQLVNALVLERCTTPTHDGKLSYLKDVISSEVVYPPQLRRLVDSLAEYYGATRSNIIRSAIPTRHARAERARKENMPPTWEELGKLATEDPDLSAWGNYVFGESFVDSVRKGAPARAAWQPVPGEQVATMLAALSVSVARDGGGVLIIVPDARTQARFESAFRELISARQLTLLGAGLGPESRYRRYLDILHGQGRIVVGTRSAAYAPVKNLRLAVIVDDGDDNLVDPRAPYVHSREVLVTRSAQEGCALIFASYSRTAEVQLLVSSGWAHNLVAGTDTLAESMPEMIASTDTSEDPDDVSRGRLPAIAFRRAKAALREELPILVQVPRKGYVPTLSCRSCGAPARCRWCNGPLGIPPSDSPDDPAPPTCRWCGRIDIHHRCHSCGSTKIRPVVVGSERTAEEFGRIFSPFPVIASSGERIVDDIPEGPRVVVATPGAEPYSPEGYGAVMLLDTWAMLGRQDLRAHEEAYAHWSRAVTLARPREQGGAVVIDADAAVPTVADLLAWDAVGAANRELADRTAAALPPAFHVAAVDGTEEGLRNFMESLEVPSGAEILGPVDLLRNARPPAGVEPGAPIQRMLIRCDRRQARVVGAALKAAQVVRATRKDPTPVRVVVDPINFG; this comes from the coding sequence ATGACCGACGCCCCCTTCGCACCCGCCGCCGCAGCTGAGAAGCTGCCAGTCGCGCGGGTGCTTCCGCTTTTGGGGCTGCCGCAGTTAGATCGCCCCTTCGACTACCTGGTTCCGCGCGCGCTAGCGGAGGAAGCGGTCGTCGGTTGCCGCGTGCGGATTCGCTTCCACGGCCAGTTGGTCAATGCGCTGGTGCTGGAGCGCTGTACCACGCCCACTCACGACGGCAAACTGTCCTATCTCAAGGATGTCATCAGCTCTGAGGTTGTCTATCCGCCTCAGCTTCGACGGTTGGTGGATTCTCTGGCGGAGTATTACGGCGCAACGCGCTCAAACATCATTCGCTCCGCCATCCCAACCCGTCATGCACGGGCCGAACGTGCTCGCAAGGAGAACATGCCCCCGACGTGGGAGGAGTTGGGAAAGCTTGCCACCGAAGATCCGGACCTTTCCGCTTGGGGCAACTATGTCTTCGGCGAATCCTTTGTCGATTCCGTCCGCAAGGGTGCCCCGGCACGCGCAGCGTGGCAGCCAGTTCCAGGCGAACAGGTGGCAACCATGCTCGCCGCACTCAGCGTTTCGGTCGCGCGCGATGGTGGCGGTGTTCTCATCATTGTGCCGGACGCACGCACACAGGCGCGCTTTGAGAGCGCTTTTCGCGAGCTTATTTCTGCCCGTCAGCTCACTCTTCTCGGGGCTGGCCTCGGTCCCGAGTCCCGCTATCGCCGCTACCTGGATATCCTGCACGGCCAGGGGCGCATAGTCGTCGGCACGCGTTCGGCAGCATACGCGCCAGTGAAGAATCTGCGTTTAGCAGTGATTGTCGATGATGGCGATGACAACCTCGTGGATCCCCGCGCACCCTACGTGCACTCTCGCGAGGTGTTGGTGACGCGTAGTGCGCAGGAAGGATGCGCTCTCATCTTTGCGTCGTATAGCCGTACAGCCGAGGTGCAGCTGCTCGTCTCCTCAGGTTGGGCGCACAATCTGGTCGCGGGAACTGACACCCTGGCTGAGTCCATGCCGGAGATGATTGCCTCGACGGACACTTCCGAAGACCCGGATGACGTCAGTAGGGGACGCCTTCCTGCCATCGCTTTTCGACGGGCAAAGGCCGCGCTGCGCGAAGAGCTTCCGATCCTGGTCCAGGTACCTCGCAAGGGATATGTGCCGACACTGTCGTGCCGCTCCTGTGGCGCGCCTGCGCGCTGTCGCTGGTGTAATGGTCCACTGGGAATTCCACCGTCCGATAGCCCGGACGACCCGGCACCACCGACGTGTCGGTGGTGTGGTCGTATTGACATTCACCACCGTTGCCATAGCTGCGGTTCCACCAAGATTCGGCCGGTCGTGGTCGGCAGTGAACGTACGGCAGAGGAGTTTGGCCGTATTTTCAGTCCATTCCCGGTCATCGCTTCCTCTGGAGAACGCATTGTTGACGACATTCCCGAAGGCCCGAGGGTCGTGGTGGCCACGCCGGGAGCCGAGCCTTATTCGCCGGAGGGCTACGGTGCAGTGATGCTGCTGGACACTTGGGCGATGCTTGGCCGGCAGGACTTGCGCGCTCATGAAGAGGCCTATGCGCATTGGTCTCGGGCTGTCACGCTTGCCCGTCCGCGGGAGCAAGGCGGGGCGGTGGTTATCGATGCGGATGCTGCAGTCCCGACTGTGGCCGATCTTCTGGCATGGGACGCGGTAGGCGCTGCGAACAGGGAATTGGCCGACCGCACAGCTGCCGCTCTGCCTCCGGCCTTTCACGTGGCAGCGGTGGATGGGACTGAAGAGGGCCTGCGTAACTTCATGGAGTCCCTGGAAGTCCCATCGGGTGCGGAAATTCTGGGGCCGGTAGACCTTCTCCGCAACGCCAGGCCACCAGCGGGCGTGGAGCCGGGTGCACCTATTCAGCGGATGTTGATTCGCTGTGACCGTCGTCAAGCACGGGTAGTGGGAGCGGCGTTGAAGGCAGCACAGGTCGTTCGCGCGACTAGGAAGGACCCGACGCCGGTGCGCGTTGTCGTCGATCCGATTAATTTCGGCTAG
- the rpoZ gene encoding DNA-directed RNA polymerase subunit omega → MTQENTATEAVFDPPIGITNPPIDELLGKASSKYALAIFAAKRARQINDYYQQIDEGMLEYVGPLVTPGVAEKPLSIALREINAGLLDHTEG, encoded by the coding sequence GTGACCCAGGAAAATACCGCCACCGAGGCAGTGTTCGACCCGCCAATTGGTATTACCAACCCGCCGATCGATGAGCTGCTTGGTAAGGCTTCTTCGAAGTACGCTCTGGCTATCTTCGCTGCCAAGCGTGCACGCCAGATTAATGACTACTACCAGCAGATTGACGAAGGCATGCTGGAGTACGTTGGCCCGCTGGTTACTCCGGGGGTCGCTGAGAAGCCTCTGTCCATCGCTCTTCGTGAAATCAACGCTGGTCTGCTGGACCACACTGAGGGCTAG
- the metK gene encoding methionine adenosyltransferase encodes MASNLRLFSSESVTEGHPDKICDSISDSILDAMLAQDSASMVAVETVVTTGLVHVVGEVRTKSYVDIPGIVRSRLKEIGFDSSEKGFDGKTCGVSISIGEQSSDIHDGVHTSLEARSSGGEVEAEDLKGAGDQGLMFGYATNETPEYMPLPIALAHRLARRLTQVRKEGIVPSLRPDGKTQVTFAYDEDNSPAYLDTVVVSTQHDPDVTQEWITEQIKTHVVDWVLDDANLRERFVTDELKLLVNPSGQFIIGGPMGDAGLTGRKIIVDTYGGMARHGGGAFSGKDPSKVDRSGAYATRWVAKNAVAAGLADRLEIQVAYAIGRARPVGLYVDSFGTGHVSDDAIREAINKVFDLRPAAIIRDLDLLRPIYAQTSTYGHFGRTDLDLPWEQLNRVEELRAAAGLG; translated from the coding sequence GTGGCCTCTAATCTTCGGCTGTTTTCCAGTGAATCTGTTACCGAGGGGCACCCAGATAAGATTTGCGACTCGATTTCGGACTCCATCCTTGACGCTATGCTCGCGCAGGATTCTGCATCGATGGTCGCCGTCGAGACTGTGGTGACTACCGGTTTAGTCCATGTTGTTGGCGAGGTTCGCACGAAAAGCTACGTCGACATCCCCGGTATTGTCCGGAGTCGATTGAAGGAGATCGGTTTCGATTCTTCTGAAAAGGGCTTTGACGGCAAAACCTGTGGTGTCTCCATTTCGATCGGTGAGCAGTCCTCAGACATCCACGACGGTGTGCACACTTCTCTGGAAGCACGCAGCTCTGGTGGAGAAGTCGAAGCAGAAGATCTCAAGGGCGCTGGCGACCAGGGGCTGATGTTTGGCTACGCTACCAACGAAACGCCGGAGTATATGCCGCTACCGATTGCACTGGCGCACCGCCTGGCTCGCCGCTTGACGCAGGTACGCAAGGAAGGGATCGTCCCATCGCTTCGACCGGATGGTAAGACTCAGGTCACCTTCGCTTACGACGAAGACAATAGCCCGGCGTACTTGGACACCGTTGTGGTGTCCACGCAGCACGACCCGGACGTCACCCAGGAGTGGATCACCGAGCAGATTAAGACTCACGTCGTCGATTGGGTGCTCGACGACGCTAACCTGCGCGAGCGTTTTGTTACCGATGAATTGAAGCTGCTGGTTAACCCTTCTGGCCAGTTTATTATCGGTGGCCCGATGGGCGATGCCGGCCTGACCGGTCGCAAGATTATCGTCGACACTTACGGCGGTATGGCTCGTCACGGTGGCGGCGCGTTCTCGGGCAAGGACCCGTCAAAGGTGGACCGCTCCGGCGCTTATGCCACCCGTTGGGTTGCGAAGAATGCCGTGGCCGCGGGTCTGGCTGACCGCCTCGAGATTCAGGTCGCCTACGCTATCGGTCGCGCTCGCCCAGTGGGCCTCTACGTCGACTCTTTCGGCACTGGTCACGTTTCAGACGACGCCATCCGCGAGGCTATCAACAAGGTCTTCGACCTTCGTCCGGCCGCTATTATTCGTGACCTGGACCTGCTGCGCCCGATTTATGCACAGACCTCCACCTACGGTCACTTCGGCCGAACTGACTTGGACCTGCCGTGGGAGCAGCTCAACCGCGTTGAAGAGCTCCGCGCAGCCGCTGGCCTGGGATAA